Proteins from one Staphylococcus saprophyticus subsp. saprophyticus ATCC 15305 = NCTC 7292 genomic window:
- the auxA gene encoding lipoteichoic acid stability factor AuxA: protein MSFLKKHAEILYSYVIGIVSLFTGLIILINLPLINKLNGKGKIDLHIHNVWDFINAFFSEIIRVMSNYIGNFPIISAIIIALFGIGVIMIGFTLYRTTRYDYDISVFFLVIGILFFIITLILMTQVYSFFAIIFVIPFAIHIGYIVYKDELNTEHRKYHYLWIIFSYGISYLITQIVLYGRIESDEIIPIDILSVNTFFIIMWLLGQMSIWNFLFLRRSLPLTKQELGEEEPELSRTNKGSVTNQTKETWKTLQDKTTEFTRKTRRSVDIQKARDKKDKFIAKWKEIIDIQEDDIPNWMKKPKWIKPAYVELFCGAILLFFTLIEFNNRNSLFVSGNWEISQTQYVIEWITLFFLMIIIIIYILTTLTNFLKDRFYYLQMFMVSLLFFKLLTEFMNIMVHGLLLSIFITPILIIMLLAIFVAFVMKLREPTKY, encoded by the coding sequence ATGTCTTTTTTGAAGAAACACGCTGAGATATTATATAGTTATGTTATAGGCATCGTTTCGCTTTTCACAGGTCTTATCATTTTAATTAATTTACCATTAATTAATAAATTAAATGGTAAAGGTAAAATTGATTTGCACATTCATAATGTATGGGATTTTATAAATGCATTTTTTAGTGAAATAATTAGAGTAATGAGTAATTACATAGGTAATTTCCCGATAATTAGTGCCATCATTATTGCTTTATTTGGTATTGGTGTCATTATGATTGGCTTTACTTTATATAGAACGACAAGATATGACTATGATATTTCAGTATTCTTTTTAGTTATTGGTATTCTTTTTTTCATCATAACACTGATATTGATGACTCAAGTTTATAGCTTTTTTGCTATTATTTTCGTAATACCATTTGCAATTCATATTGGTTATATCGTTTATAAGGACGAGTTAAATACAGAACATAGAAAATATCATTATTTATGGATTATTTTCAGTTATGGGATAAGTTACTTAATAACGCAAATTGTTTTATACGGAAGAATTGAAAGCGATGAAATCATTCCTATTGATATTTTGAGTGTTAACACATTCTTTATTATCATGTGGTTACTTGGACAAATGTCTATTTGGAACTTCTTATTTTTAAGAAGATCACTTCCTTTAACAAAACAAGAACTTGGGGAAGAAGAACCAGAATTATCAAGAACTAACAAAGGATCAGTAACAAATCAAACGAAAGAAACATGGAAGACACTACAAGATAAAACAACAGAATTTACACGTAAAACGCGCAGAAGTGTTGATATTCAAAAAGCTAGAGATAAAAAAGATAAATTTATTGCTAAATGGAAAGAAATTATCGATATTCAAGAGGATGATATTCCAAATTGGATGAAAAAACCTAAATGGATTAAACCTGCATATGTAGAGTTGTTCTGTGGAGCCATCTTATTATTCTTTACTTTAATTGAATTTAACAATAGGAATTCACTTTTTGTTTCAGGTAATTGGGAAATTTCCCAAACACAATATGTGATAGAATGGATTACGCTATTCTTTTTAATGATTATTATCATTATTTATATATTGACAACATTAACGAATTTCTTAAAAGATAGGTTCTATTATCTGCAAATGTTTATGGTCAGTTTATTATTCTTCAAATTACTGACTGAGTTTATGAACATTATGGTTCACGGATTATTATTATCCATCTTTATCACACCAATTTTAATCATTATGCTATTGGCTATATTTGTAGCATTTGTTATGAAGTTACGTGAACCAACTAAATATTAA
- a CDS encoding class I SAM-dependent rRNA methyltransferase encodes MKIATLNRGKETKYLNEYPLVDEEDIYAHDHLKEGDLFYLMNDRDQYIATAYVGRQHKGVGWVLSYDKDEVINTQFFETLFKNAKAEREYFYNIDGTNAFRVFNGEGDGIGGLTIDNYDGHFLIQWYSKGIYKFRYNVLSALENVFEYTSIFEKMRFKDAEIQGGFVDGEAPEFPIIIEENFTFYNVDLNDGPMTGIFLDQKEVRKKLKDHYAEDKEILNVFSYTGAFSVIAAENATMTTSVDLANRSRALTEENFGLNGIDPKSQYIYVMDTFDYFNYACRHDLFYDTIVIDPPSFARNKKKTFSVLKDYDKLIKGALEILGPDGTLLLCTNNSTFSLKSFKNVINQTLTEEEVDYEIVEVMGLPKDFKTHPHYKPSKYLKAVFVKIK; translated from the coding sequence ATGAAAATTGCCACGTTAAATAGAGGAAAAGAAACGAAATATTTAAATGAATACCCATTAGTAGATGAAGAAGATATTTATGCACACGATCATTTAAAAGAGGGGGACCTATTTTATTTAATGAACGATAGAGATCAATATATAGCTACTGCTTATGTTGGTAGACAGCATAAAGGCGTTGGCTGGGTATTGAGCTATGACAAAGATGAAGTCATTAACACACAATTTTTTGAAACATTATTTAAAAATGCCAAAGCTGAACGTGAATATTTCTATAATATTGATGGGACGAATGCTTTTCGTGTTTTTAATGGTGAAGGCGATGGTATAGGTGGTTTAACCATAGATAACTATGATGGTCATTTCTTAATCCAATGGTATTCAAAAGGCATTTATAAATTCCGTTATAATGTATTATCAGCGTTAGAAAATGTATTCGAATATACGTCTATATTTGAAAAAATGAGATTTAAAGACGCAGAAATTCAAGGTGGATTTGTTGATGGTGAAGCACCTGAGTTTCCAATTATTATTGAAGAAAATTTCACATTCTATAATGTAGATTTAAATGATGGACCTATGACAGGCATATTTTTAGATCAAAAAGAAGTACGAAAAAAATTAAAAGATCATTATGCTGAAGATAAAGAAATATTAAATGTATTTAGTTATACGGGTGCATTTTCTGTTATAGCTGCCGAAAACGCAACAATGACAACAAGCGTAGATTTAGCAAACCGATCACGTGCACTTACAGAAGAAAATTTTGGCTTGAATGGTATTGATCCTAAGTCACAATATATTTATGTAATGGACACTTTTGATTACTTTAATTATGCGTGTCGTCATGACTTGTTTTACGATACGATTGTTATTGATCCACCAAGTTTTGCTAGAAACAAGAAAAAAACTTTTTCCGTATTAAAAGATTACGATAAATTAATTAAAGGTGCACTTGAAATATTAGGGCCTGACGGTACATTACTGTTATGCACAAATAATAGTACGTTTTCTTTGAAATCATTCAAAAATGTAATCAATCAAACATTAACAGAAGAAGAAGTAGATTATGAAATTGTAGAAGTAATGGGCTTGCCAAAAGATTTCAAAACACATCCACACTATAAACCTTCTAAATATTTAAAGGCTGTTTTTGTAAAAATAAAGTAA
- a CDS encoding phosphocarrier protein HPr has product MEQKSYVIIDETGIHARPATMLVQTASKFDSDIQLEYNGKKVNLKSIMGVMSLGVGKDAEITIYADGSDEKDAIEAITDILSKEGLTK; this is encoded by the coding sequence ATGGAACAAAAATCATATGTAATTATCGACGAAACAGGTATTCACGCTCGTCCAGCGACAATGCTTGTTCAAACTGCCTCAAAATTTGATTCTGATATTCAATTAGAATATAACGGTAAAAAAGTTAACTTGAAATCAATCATGGGTGTTATGAGTTTAGGTGTAGGTAAAGATGCTGAAATTACAATCTACGCTGACGGTAGCGATGAAAAAGATGCAATTGAAGCAATCACTGACATTTTATCTAAAGAAGGATTAACTAAATAA